One Brassica oleracea var. oleracea cultivar TO1000 chromosome C7, BOL, whole genome shotgun sequence genomic window carries:
- the LOC106303653 gene encoding uncharacterized protein LOC106303653 — MGGRDDEVDRGKEKEEEEQDGMSVLSPCKALPSSASSLSKEQSQVELELTLLEALEIYPPVKLRGIHRHFVLYGLMEYLGRSFDRQFTADEVLQLLDRFYNIEMLKSDDEDIDILNHEEDFTLPQSYFDKEEQ; from the exons ATGGGTGGAAGAGATGACGAAGTTGACAGAGGTAAAGAGAAAGAAGAAGAAGAGCAAGACGGCATGTCCGTACTCTCTCCCTGCAAAGCTCTACCTTCCTCCGCTTCTTCTCTCTCCAAG GAGCAATCACAGGTTGAATTGGAGCTCACGTTATTAGAAGCGCTTGAAATCTATCCTCCCGTTAAACTCCGAG GCATACATCGTCACTTTGTTCTTTACGGTTTGATGGAATACCTCGGCAGAAG CTTTGATCGACAGTTCACAGCGGATGAGGTTCTGCAGCTTCTGGATCGTTTCTACAACATTGAGATGCTG AAATCAGATGATGAGGACATTGACATTCTTAACCACGAAGAAGACTTCACCTTGCCGCAGAGTTACTTTGATAAGGAAGAACAATGA
- the LOC106303652 gene encoding 14-3-3-like protein GF14 iota: MSSGSDKERETFVYTAKLSEQAERYDEMVETMKKVAKVDSELTVEERNLLSVGYKNVIGARRASWRIMSSIEQKEESKGNETNVKHIKGYRQKVEDELADICKDILSIIDQHLIPHATSGEATVFYYKMKGDYYRYLAEFKTEQERKEASEQSLKGYEAATQAASTDLPSTHPIRLGLALNFSVFYYEIMNSPERACHLAKQAFDEAIAELDTLSEESYKDSTLIMQLLRDNLTLWTSDLPEDGGEDNVKSDQEHCKIIEATDK; the protein is encoded by the exons ATGTCGTCAGGATCCGACAAAGAGAGAGAGACATTCGTCTACACGGCTAAGCTCTCCGAACAGGCCGAGCGATACGACG AGATGGTTGAGACGATGAAGAAAGTGGCGAAAGTGGACAGCGAGCTGACGGTAGAGGAGAGGAATCTGTTGTCTGTTGGTTACAAGAACGTGATCGGAGCAAGGCGAGCCTCGTGGAGGATCATGTCGTCGATCGAGCAGAAGGAAGAGTCTAAAGGCAACGAGACAAACGTGAAACACATCAAGGGTTATCGCCAAAAGGTAGAAGACGAGCTCGCTGATATCTGTAAAGACATTCTTTCCATCATCGATCAACATCTCATCCCTCACGCTACCTCTGGTGAAGCCACTGTTTTCTATTACAAGAT GAAAGGAGATTATTACCGTTACTTGGCTGAGTTTAAGACCGAGCAAGAGAGGAAGGAAGCCTCTGAACAGTCGCTCAAAGGCTATGAG GCTGCAACACAAGCTGCAAGCACTGACCTTCCTTCCACCCACCCGATTCGTCTTGGTCTTGCTCTTAACTTCTCTGTTTTCTACTATGAGATCATGAACTCTCCTGAAAG AGCTTGCCATTTGGCCAAGCAAGCCTTTGATGAGGCGATTGCGGAGTTGGATACGCTAAGTGAGGAGTCTTACAAGGACAGCACTTTGATCATGCAGCTCCTTAGAGACAATCTCACCCTCTGGACTTCTGATCTTCCTGAAGATGGAG GAGAGGACAACGTCAAGTCTGATCAAGAACATTGCAAGATCATAGAAGCCACTGAT AAATGA